Proteins encoded by one window of Streptacidiphilus sp. PB12-B1b:
- a CDS encoding NAD-dependent epimerase/dehydratase family protein translates to MGRVVLVTGVARHLGSRFVQSIRRQPGVDLVVGVDVQPSTHDLAGTVDAAGLAEYAFVSADIRRPTVARVMAEHGVDTVVHLNVSTTTLGSTSRSTVKETNVIGTMQLLAAVQKSPSVQRLVVKSTTSVYGSAPRDPAVFQERMQPKVLPSGGFAKDAVEVEGYVRGFSRRRPDVAVCVLRFANIVGPHADTPLNEYFSLPVLPTVLGYDPRLQFVHEDDAVEVLRLAAVDPRRGTTNSGTFNVAGDGVLLLSQAARRLGRPTVPLLLPAVSWVAGMARQTRMLDFAPEQLRLLTHGRVVDTTHLRETFGYIPAFSTEAALADLARSTRAGLLPPTRVARWTSRAADLLPAGGGGN, encoded by the coding sequence GTGGGAAGAGTCGTACTCGTCACCGGGGTCGCCCGGCACCTGGGCAGCCGGTTCGTGCAGTCGATCCGCCGTCAGCCGGGCGTGGACCTGGTCGTCGGCGTGGACGTCCAGCCCTCCACCCATGACCTGGCCGGGACCGTCGACGCCGCCGGGCTCGCCGAGTACGCCTTCGTCAGCGCCGACATCCGCCGCCCCACCGTCGCCCGGGTGATGGCGGAACACGGCGTCGACACCGTGGTGCACCTCAACGTCAGCACCACCACGCTGGGCTCCACCAGCCGGTCGACGGTCAAGGAGACCAACGTCATCGGCACCATGCAACTGCTCGCCGCGGTGCAGAAGTCCCCGTCGGTGCAGCGGCTGGTGGTGAAGTCGACCACCAGCGTCTACGGCTCCGCGCCCCGCGACCCGGCCGTCTTCCAGGAGCGGATGCAGCCCAAGGTGCTGCCCAGCGGCGGATTCGCCAAGGACGCGGTCGAGGTGGAGGGCTACGTCCGGGGCTTCTCCCGGCGCCGGCCCGACGTGGCGGTGTGCGTGCTGCGCTTCGCCAACATCGTCGGACCGCACGCCGACACCCCGCTGAACGAGTACTTCTCGCTGCCGGTGCTGCCCACCGTCCTCGGCTACGACCCCCGGCTGCAGTTCGTCCACGAGGACGACGCCGTGGAGGTGCTGCGGCTGGCCGCGGTGGACCCCCGGCGCGGCACGACCAACAGCGGCACCTTCAACGTCGCCGGGGACGGCGTGCTGCTGCTCTCCCAGGCCGCCCGGCGGCTCGGGCGGCCCACCGTGCCGCTGCTGCTCCCGGCGGTCAGCTGGGTCGCCGGGATGGCCCGGCAGACCAGGATGCTGGACTTCGCCCCCGAGCAGCTGCGGCTGCTCACCCACGGCCGGGTCGTGGACACCACCCACCTGCGCGAGACGTTCGGCTACATCCCGGCATTCAGCACCGAGGCGGCCCTGGCGGACCTGGCCCGCAGCACCCGGGCGGGGCTGCTGCCGCCGACCCGGGTCGCGCGGTGGACGTCCAGGGCCGCCGACCTGCTGCCGGCCGGCGGAGGAGGCAACTGA